Genomic DNA from Shewanella woodyi ATCC 51908:
TATTCTGTTTTACTCATAGACAAAATGCAAACAGTAAATGGAAAAAAGGTAAATTTTTTGGAATATGCTAGCTTTGAAATGCTGATAAATGGCTGATGTGGGAGTAAAATGTTACTATGCTAAATCCGAGTTTTCATAACAAAAAAGGATCTTGCTTAAATAGCCCTTTGTTGCGGTGTTTATGTAGGACAATAAGGAGTACCTCGTGTTACAAGCACTAAAAGAGTCTAAAGACTTTTTACAACTTACACTCGCCCAACCACAACATTTCGATGAAACATTCACATTTATGCTTGGCTCTCATACTCAAGTGGAAGTATGGGATACTGGAGTTATTGTGTTTGAACCTAAGGTCGCTCGGGGGAAAGACATTGTACTCTCATGTGCTGTACACGGTAATGAAACCGCGCCTATAGAGTTATGTAACGGACTGATAAAGTCACTGCTTGAAGAGAGGTTAATTGCGGAGCAAAGGGTACTTTTTCTTTTTGGTAATCCGCCAGCCATCATCAATGGCACCCGCTTTATTGATGAAAACCTTAATCGCCTGTTTAACGGAGCTCACTCTGTGGGTGAAGGGTTAGTTAACCCTGAACGTATTAGAGCAAAGAAACTTGAGTTTTACGTTGATAAGTTTTTTAGTTCATCAAAAGATAACAGCCATAAAATTCATTACGATCTTCACACCGCTATCCGTGGTTCTAAACACGAAAAATTCGCTATCTACCCATACAGACCAGGTCGTAAGTACAGTGGTGAGCAGATCATGTTTCTTGAAGCATGCGGTATCGATACTGTGTTATTTCATCATGAGCCCACCACAACATTTAGCTACTTTTCATCCCTTAATTATCAAGCCGATGCATTTACCATTGAGTTAGGCAAAGTGCTTCCAATGGGTCAAAATGATATGACGCGCTTTATCGCGCTCAACGAGATGCTTAGCCGCTTAATCGGCAATAAGTCCTTAGAACTGCCAGATTTTAATGCTAAAACGGTGAATCTGTATCAAGTGTGTCGAGCAATTAATAAAGGCTTTGATGATTTTGAGTTTACTTTCGCCAATGATGTAGAAAATTTTACCTCATTCCCTAAGGGCTATATTTTAGCCAAAGAGGGCGGGGAGAACATCAAGGTTGAACATGAGGTTGAAGCCATCGTCTTCCCTAATGCCAAGGTACCAGTGGGCCAACGAACGGTTTTATGTTTAAAGCCTGCCTCTACTGAGAATATAGACGGTTAAGTATTTGCTTTAACGATTAAGATTAACGGTGCCTGCTGTGGGTTTGCTCTTGAATGTAAAGCTAAACATACGGGCAGGCCCACCGTTAGTTTTTGCTAAGATAGAATGAATGGTTGATAGGTAGTTTACGTTAACGTAATGTTCTGCAACGCGTATAACAAGAATTAACTCTTCTCATGGGAAGAGGACTCAATAACAAAGCACTCAGCTGATAAGAGAATAGTATGAGCAACGCAACAAGCCAGAATGAAACTGTCCATCGTGTCAGTTTTCTCGATAGGGATTCAGTAAACATTCCTATTTTAAAAATCTTGCAAGCCGATGGTACCGTGTATGAAAACGCGGTATTACCAGCTATTGATGAAGCCCTAGCACATAAGATTTACGATACTTGTGTATTTACTCGGGTATTAGATGAGCGCATGTTGGGCGCACAGCGTCAGGGCCGGATCAGCTTCTATATGACCTGTACAGGTGAAGAAGCCTCTATTATCGGCAGTGCAGCATCACTTGATAATGATGATGTTATCTTAGCGCAATATCGTGAACATGCGGCGCTGAGATACCGTGGGTTTACCACTGAGCAGTTTATGAATCAGCTGTTCAGTAATGAGAAGGATTTGGGTAAAGGCAGACAGATGCCGATCCATTACGGCTCTTCTGAGCTGAACTACCAAACTATCTCATCACCACTTGCGACCCAGATCCCCCAAGCAACTGGCGTAGGTTATAGCCTAAAGATGCAGGGAAAGCGTAATATTGCGATCTGCTACTTTGGAGAGGGTGCCGCATCTGAAGGTGATTTTCATGCTGGTCTAAATATGGCCGCAGTGCTTAAATCTCCGACTATTTTCTTTTGCCGTAATAATGGTTATGCGATCTCAACACCAACCAGTGAGCAGTTTATGGGTAACGGTATTGCAAGTCGTGGCCCTGGTTATGGTATGCACACGATACGTGTTGACGGTAATGACATGCTTGCCGTACTTGCTGCAACTCAACAGGCGAGAGCCTATGCTGTTGAAAACAATGCGCCAGTACTTATAGAAGCCATGACTTATCGACTCGGTGCACACTCATCTTCGGACGACCCTTCAGGGTATCGCTCAAAAGATGAGGAAGCTAAATGGCAACAACACGATCCAGTTAAACGTTTTAAGCTATGGATGATCAACAAAGGTTGGTTAACCGAGAAACAAGACTCTGAGTTGTTTGAAAAATACCGTAGCGAAGTGCTAGCTGAGGTGAAGGTGGCAGAGAAGCTTCCTATGTCTAGTGTTGATACCTTGATTGAAGATGTTTACGACACGCCAACGCCGCGATTAAAGCAGCAGCTAGAGACGCTGAAAACACATATTAAAAAGTACCCGAAATCATATCCAAATAGCGAAGGGAGTGTATAAGCCGTGGCCGAAATTAACATGTTACAAGCCATCAATGATGCACTCTCTATGGCGATGGAAACCGATGACAAGACGATACTCTTCGGTGAAGATGTAGGCCATTTCGGTGGCGTATTCAGAGCGACTTCTGGTTTACAAGATAAATATGGTCGTGATCGTTGTTTCAATACCCCATTAACTGAACAGGGTATCGCTGGATTTGCTAATGGTTTGGCCTCAAACGGCATGACCGCAATTGCTGAGATCCAGTTTGCTGATTATATCTTTCCAGCGATAGACCAAATTGTGAATGAAACCGCCAAATTTAGATACCGTAGTGGTAATGAGTTTAATGTCGGCGGTGTCACTTTCAGAACGCCCTATGGCGGCGGCATTGCAGGTGGGCATTACCACTCGCAATCTCCAGAAGCGTATTTTACTCAAACAGCCGGCCTTAAGGTTGTGGTTCCGCGTAATGCTTATCAAGCTAAAGGGCTGTTGCTGGCATCGATCCGTGATAAAAACCCAGTTATCTTCTTTGAGCCTAAGCGTCTGTATCGTGCCAATATTGGTGAAGTCCCTGATGGGGATTATGAGATTGAGTTAGGTAAGGCTGAAGTTGTCCGTGAAGGTAAGGATATCACCTTACTTGCTTGGGGCGCTCAGATGGAGATCATAGAAAAAGCTGCCGATATGGCTGCAAAAGAGGGGATCTCCTGTGAAATCCTTGATCTTCGTACTTTAGCACCTTGGGATGTTGAAACAGTGGCTACATCAGTCAAAAAGACAGGGCGTCTGCTGATAAACCATGAAGCACCATTAACGGGTGGCTTCGCCGGTGAAATTGCCGCAACGATTCAAGAGGAGTGTTTCCTATATCTTGAATCTCCAATCAGCCGGGTCTGTGGGTTAGATACTCCTTATCCTTTAATTCATGAAAAAGAGTATATGCCTGATGCGCTCAAGACATTTGAAGCCATTAAAGCATCGGTAACATTTTAGGAGCTTGGCGATGATTAAAGAGTTTATTCTGCCTGATATTGGAGAGGGTGTCGTCGAGTGTGAGCTTGTCGAATGGTTAGTCAGCGAAGGGGATGTTGTTGTTGAAGATCAGCCCATTGCCGATGTGATGACCGATAAGGCTTTGGTGCAAATTCCGGCACCTCATGCTGGTGTGATTAAAAAACTTCATTACGCTAAAGGTGAGATAGCAAAAGTTCATGCACCTTTATACTCTGTTGATATTTCAGGGGAACTTACATCTTCTGATATCGCTGAGACCCAAGCTTTTGAATCAAAAAGTGAGATTGATAAGCAAGAGGTTGTAACCTCAGTTGAAAATACTTCATCACTAAGCTCTGTTCAAATAGAGGAGTTTCTTTTACCTGATATTGGCGAAGGAATTGTTGAGTGTGAACTGGTCGAGTGGCTGGTGAAAGAGGGCGATCTTGTTGTTGAAGATCAACCCATTGCCGATGTAATGACAGATAAAGCTTTAGTTCAGATCCCTGCCATCAAAACAGGAAAGATTGCTAAGTTACACTACCGAAAAGGCCAACTGGCTAAAGTCCACGAGCCTCTATTTTCGGTAGAAGTGGCAGTAGAAGCTGGTGTTGAAGCAGCTGTTATCTCTGAGGCTGAAGTGGTTAACGAGCCAGTTGTTTCTCAAGAGCTAGTCGCTCAAGGAAAAGCACTTGCCAGTCCAGCTGTTAGGCGTCTAGCTCGCAGTTTAGGTATCGATATTGCCAGTGTTTCCGGTACAGGTAAAAATGGTCGTGTGTATAAAGAAGATGTTAGTCGTCATCAGTCTGGTGCGGCAGTGACAACTTCTCAAGCTCAGAGTGAAATGATATCAGCGCCTCAAGCACTTCAACATACCGCTAGTTTGCAGGATCGTGTTGAGCCTATTCGTGGTGTTCAGGCCGTTATGGCTAAGATGATGACCGAGTCAGTGACCACAATCCCACACTTTACCTATTGTGAAGAGATAGATCTCACTGAACTAGTTAAGCTTAGAGAGAGTATGAAGAAAAAATACTCAACAGATGAGCTTAAACTCACTATGATGCCATTTTTCATGAAGTCGATGTCACTGGCATTAAAGCAGTTCCCAGTGATCAACAGTCGCGTAAATGAAGATTGCACTGAGCTGACTTATCTTGCGCAGCATAATATCGGCATGGCAGTAGACTCAAAAGTGGGGCTATTGGTGCCTAATGTTAAAGGGGTACAGGATAAATCTATTTTAGAGATCGCAGCTGAGATTACGCGTCTGACAACCGCAGCCCGAAGTGGCCGTGTTAGCCCTGACGATCTAAAAGGTGGCAGTGTTTCTATCTCAAATATCGGTGCATTAGGCGGAACGGTAGCGACACCTATCATCAATAAGCCTGAGGTTGCCATCGTCGCGCTAGGTAAGCTGCAAGAGCTACCAAGGTTTAATGAAAAGGGTGAAGTGGAAGCTAGGAAGATCATGCAGGTTAGCTGGTCTGGCGATCATCGAGTGATTGATGGCGGAACCATTGCCCGTTTTTGCAATCTCTGGAAGTGCTATCTAGAGGAGCCCCAGGAGATGTTATTGGCTATGCAGTAACAGATAAAGTTAGTGATAAAAAGAGCGCTTCGGCGCTCTTTTTATATTAAAAATTGATTTTTTTCTGTCGCATCCTGAATAGAGGTTAATTTTTCGGTCATATTTACGT
This window encodes:
- the astE gene encoding succinylglutamate desuccinylase, which translates into the protein MLQALKESKDFLQLTLAQPQHFDETFTFMLGSHTQVEVWDTGVIVFEPKVARGKDIVLSCAVHGNETAPIELCNGLIKSLLEERLIAEQRVLFLFGNPPAIINGTRFIDENLNRLFNGAHSVGEGLVNPERIRAKKLEFYVDKFFSSSKDNSHKIHYDLHTAIRGSKHEKFAIYPYRPGRKYSGEQIMFLEACGIDTVLFHHEPTTTFSYFSSLNYQADAFTIELGKVLPMGQNDMTRFIALNEMLSRLIGNKSLELPDFNAKTVNLYQVCRAINKGFDDFEFTFANDVENFTSFPKGYILAKEGGENIKVEHEVEAIVFPNAKVPVGQRTVLCLKPASTENIDG
- a CDS encoding thiamine pyrophosphate-dependent dehydrogenase E1 component subunit alpha encodes the protein MSNATSQNETVHRVSFLDRDSVNIPILKILQADGTVYENAVLPAIDEALAHKIYDTCVFTRVLDERMLGAQRQGRISFYMTCTGEEASIIGSAASLDNDDVILAQYREHAALRYRGFTTEQFMNQLFSNEKDLGKGRQMPIHYGSSELNYQTISSPLATQIPQATGVGYSLKMQGKRNIAICYFGEGAASEGDFHAGLNMAAVLKSPTIFFCRNNGYAISTPTSEQFMGNGIASRGPGYGMHTIRVDGNDMLAVLAATQQARAYAVENNAPVLIEAMTYRLGAHSSSDDPSGYRSKDEEAKWQQHDPVKRFKLWMINKGWLTEKQDSELFEKYRSEVLAEVKVAEKLPMSSVDTLIEDVYDTPTPRLKQQLETLKTHIKKYPKSYPNSEGSV
- a CDS encoding alpha-ketoacid dehydrogenase subunit beta translates to MAEINMLQAINDALSMAMETDDKTILFGEDVGHFGGVFRATSGLQDKYGRDRCFNTPLTEQGIAGFANGLASNGMTAIAEIQFADYIFPAIDQIVNETAKFRYRSGNEFNVGGVTFRTPYGGGIAGGHYHSQSPEAYFTQTAGLKVVVPRNAYQAKGLLLASIRDKNPVIFFEPKRLYRANIGEVPDGDYEIELGKAEVVREGKDITLLAWGAQMEIIEKAADMAAKEGISCEILDLRTLAPWDVETVATSVKKTGRLLINHEAPLTGGFAGEIAATIQEECFLYLESPISRVCGLDTPYPLIHEKEYMPDALKTFEAIKASVTF
- a CDS encoding dihydrolipoyllysine-residue acetyltransferase; amino-acid sequence: MIKEFILPDIGEGVVECELVEWLVSEGDVVVEDQPIADVMTDKALVQIPAPHAGVIKKLHYAKGEIAKVHAPLYSVDISGELTSSDIAETQAFESKSEIDKQEVVTSVENTSSLSSVQIEEFLLPDIGEGIVECELVEWLVKEGDLVVEDQPIADVMTDKALVQIPAIKTGKIAKLHYRKGQLAKVHEPLFSVEVAVEAGVEAAVISEAEVVNEPVVSQELVAQGKALASPAVRRLARSLGIDIASVSGTGKNGRVYKEDVSRHQSGAAVTTSQAQSEMISAPQALQHTASLQDRVEPIRGVQAVMAKMMTESVTTIPHFTYCEEIDLTELVKLRESMKKKYSTDELKLTMMPFFMKSMSLALKQFPVINSRVNEDCTELTYLAQHNIGMAVDSKVGLLVPNVKGVQDKSILEIAAEITRLTTAARSGRVSPDDLKGGSVSISNIGALGGTVATPIINKPEVAIVALGKLQELPRFNEKGEVEARKIMQVSWSGDHRVIDGGTIARFCNLWKCYLEEPQEMLLAMQ